A genomic segment from Micropterus dolomieu isolate WLL.071019.BEF.003 ecotype Adirondacks linkage group LG03, ASM2129224v1, whole genome shotgun sequence encodes:
- the kdf1a gene encoding keratinocyte differentiation factor 1: MPGHNTGAPQASHHHKHHSTGAEKYRQTRTISRESTASQDSYKDPHGEHLHEHHTGQLRYSENKYGRSRGHPRNGTGRGSETIGFIPGSADSTPTGRHDCGSCASMGWSGCKAFICCVLTCGFYGSREPCLPANESSTDHPPKAGIEPHPPNGISVTNPTCGIPLESRKSPKVSKLPTSDSFRYPDVRIAGQTVRYPAPAPKRTRMPGKGESQRPISNTSLLSREDYDLDDLSDTGTDIDSLITKKLLELYALHQIDQLAKCTSDSSFSRKTNEISELIYSIAQDYNLEEQEAECKLVHGVIRISTRKGKRNKSHQSLGQRPNGRSDGTLPDSGNETMTNTFMSSDFPEVKVSEQTPSDELARKMRHYSGRTYYSSPSTGYSPHHHDTERDSSGTPLIL, encoded by the exons ATGCCTGGCCACAACACCGGGGCTCCCCAGGCGTCCCACCACCACAAGCACCACAGCACCGGAGCAGAAAAGTACAGACAGACTCGGACTATATCCAGGGAGAGCACAGCCAGCCAAGACTCCTACAAGGATCCTCATGGGGAGCATCTACACGAGCACCACACCGGCCAACTCCGGTATTCAGAAAACAAGTATGGCCGCAGCAGAGGCCACCCACGAAATGGCACGGGACGGGGCTCGGAGACTATAGGATTTATTCCTGGGTCGGCAGACAGCACGCCTACTGGCAGACATGACTGTGGCTCCTGTGCCTCCATGGGTTGGAGTGGCTGTAAGGCTTTTATCTGCTGTGTACTGACCTGTGGATTTTATGGCAGCCGAGAgccctgcctgcctgctaaCGAGAGCTCCACGGACCATCCCCCTAAAGCAGGTATTGAGCCTCACCCTCCTAATGGCATTAGTGTGACCAACCCCACCTGTGGAATCCCTTTGGAGTCCAGGAAGTCTCCCAAAGTCTCTAAGTTGCCCACGAGTGACAGCTTCCGCTACCCGGATGTGCGCATCGCAGGGCAGACAGTAAGGTATCCTGCTCCGGCCCCCAAACGGACCCGTATGCCTGGCAAAGGGGAAAGCCAGCGGCCTATCAGCAACACCAGCCTGTTGTCCCGCGAAGACTATGACTTAGATGACCTGAGCGACACAGGCACAGACATTGACTCTCTTATCACCAAGAAGCTGCTGGAGCTGTACGCCCTGCACCAGATCGACCAGCTGGCCAAGTGCACCTCTGACTCCTCTTTCTCCCGCAAGACCAACGAGATCAGCGAGCTCATCTACAGCATCGCTCAGGACTACAACctggaggagcaggaggccGAGTGCAAGCTGGTGCACGGAGTCATCCGCATCAGCACGCGAAAGGGCAAGAGGAACAAGAGCCATCAGTCGTTGGGACAGCGTCCTAATGGGAGGAGCGACGGGACTCTCCCTGACAGCGGCAACGAGACCATGACCAACACTTTCATGAGCAGTGACT TTCCAGAGGTGAAAGTGTCAGAGCAGACGCCATCAGATGAGCTGGCGAGGAAAATGAGACATTACAGCGGGAGAA CGTACTACTCCAGCCCCTCCACAGGATACTCGCCCCACCATCATGACACCGAAAGAGACTCTTCAGGCACTCCTCTGATTCTCTGA
- the nr0b2a gene encoding nuclear receptor subfamily 0 group B member 2a — MDNRCHCSANSDRLSNPILYNILSQMDNSKPRHNSFNYNSVPHRCNCDLRRTVCLKRSSEICKEASAVLVKTIHFMKNLPAFNQLPLSDQFSLLKSCWAPLFILGLAQEHVVFEVTDTPADSMLKKILLNHQESPEMEREQPTMAGVSKLKSCLRKFWNLDLSPKEYAYLKGTTIFNPDVPDLKAVLFVEGLQQEAQHALSEVVKLLHPGEQEERFARILLTASMLQSITPSLISELFFRPVIGQADLLELLVDMLFCR, encoded by the exons ATGGATAACAGGTGTCATTGTTCAGCCAACAGTGACAGGCTTTCAAATCCTATCCTCTACAACATCCTGAGCCAAATGGATAACAGCAAACCACGCCACAACAGCTTCAACTACAATTCAGTACCTCATAGATGCAACTGTGACCTGCGACGAACAGTGTGCTTGAAAAGATCATCAGAGATTTGCAAAGAAGCCTCAGCAGTTCTGGTTAAAACCATCCATTTCATGAAGAACTTACCTGCTTTTAATCAGCTGCCACTGAGTGACCAGTTCTCACTTCTCAAAAGCTGCTGGGCACCACTCTTCATTTTGGGTCTGGCCCAGGAGCACGTGGTCTTTGAGGTGACGGACACCCCTGCTGACAGCATGCTGAAAAAGATTCTCCTAAACCATCAGGAGAGCccagagatggagagggagcAGCCCACTATGGCCGGTGTCAGCAAACTCAAGTCCTGCCTCAGAAAGTTTTGGAATTTGGATTTGAGTCCAAAGGAGTATGCATACCTCAAAGGGACCACAATATTTAATCCAG ACGTCCCAGACTTAAAGGCAGTTCTGTTTGTGGAAGGCTTGCAACAGGAAGCCCAGCACGCCCTCAGCGAGGTGGTCAAGCTCCTTCACCCAGGGGAGCAGGAGGAGCGCTTTGCTCGAATCCTTCTCACTGCCTCAATGCTGCAGAGCATCACACCCAGCCTCATCTCTGAACTCTTCTTCCGGCCAGTGATAGGCCAGGCTgatctgctggagctgctggtgGACATGCTCTTCTGCAGATAG